A portion of the Malania oleifera isolate guangnan ecotype guangnan chromosome 3, ASM2987363v1, whole genome shotgun sequence genome contains these proteins:
- the LOC131150337 gene encoding large ribosomal subunit protein eL39: MPSHKTFRIKKKLAKKMRQNRPIPHWIRMRTDNTIRYNAKRRHWRRTKLGF; the protein is encoded by the exons Atg CCGTCGCACAAGACATTCAGAATCAAGAAGAAGCTGGCGAAGAAGATGAGGCAGAACCGCCCCATCCCTCACTGGATTCGCATGAGAACCGACAACACCATCAG GTATAACGCAAAGCGCAGGCACTGGCGTCGCACGAAACTCGGGTTCTAA